One stretch of Amycolatopsis tolypomycina DNA includes these proteins:
- the mptB gene encoding polyprenol phosphomannose-dependent alpha 1,6 mannosyltransferase MptB, with amino-acid sequence MARLETGSAHPVTLSPVHPREPLPLEDGELRGLNVVRRFGTVGSLFLALGSLGAGAAPVINPVQEIPVLRLFTRIPTVSLAIAISGMGILVLSWLMLGKFALPDRARLASRGQLARTIALWVLPLLVIPPLFSRDVYSYLAQSEIVHRGMDPYVLGPAQALGVADPFTAGVSNMWRETPAPYGPVVLRLGGWLAPISGNSIAMGVLLQRAIALVGVILIVWALPRLARRFGVQPATALWLGALNPLLIFHFVAGAHNDALGIGLMLAGLEVGIRRLPIRVKGDTPPPLARGELLYIGLGVAIITLGVAVKLPAVFALPFFAVMVARRWHGRLKDLFAAGAPMALWFGVVLVVVCFGTGLGFGWVGATFNTPGLVRSWISPTAELANLSGVLGIALGLGNHTNALVPILGALGYLVAVAITFKFLWDSFKWRYRPIIGLGVSLGAAMILQINLQPWYLLWAVIPLAAAAGTSRFRVAATVISAAMPFLLPPTGSTFDGRPYVLPFAYVTAIVVCGTGMLIVRRLAPVLLSRPSPRGRAHADAVS; translated from the coding sequence GTGGCACGGCTCGAAACCGGGAGTGCCCACCCCGTGACGCTCTCCCCCGTCCACCCCCGCGAACCCCTCCCCCTGGAGGACGGGGAGCTGCGCGGGCTGAACGTCGTCCGCCGCTTCGGCACGGTCGGGTCGCTCTTCCTCGCGCTCGGCTCCCTCGGCGCCGGCGCCGCCCCGGTGATCAACCCGGTGCAGGAGATCCCGGTGCTGCGGCTGTTCACCCGGATCCCGACGGTGTCGCTGGCCATCGCCATCTCCGGCATGGGCATCCTGGTGCTGAGCTGGCTGATGCTCGGCAAGTTCGCCCTGCCCGACCGCGCCCGGCTCGCGTCGCGGGGCCAGCTCGCGCGCACCATCGCGCTGTGGGTGCTGCCGCTGCTGGTCATCCCGCCGCTGTTCTCCCGCGACGTCTACAGCTACCTCGCACAGAGCGAGATCGTGCACCGCGGGATGGACCCGTACGTCCTCGGCCCGGCGCAGGCACTCGGCGTCGCCGACCCGTTCACCGCGGGCGTGTCGAACATGTGGCGCGAGACGCCGGCGCCGTACGGGCCGGTGGTGCTGCGCCTCGGCGGCTGGCTGGCGCCGATCTCCGGCAACAGCATCGCCATGGGCGTGCTCCTGCAGCGGGCGATCGCCCTGGTCGGCGTGATCCTCATCGTCTGGGCGCTGCCCCGGCTGGCGCGCCGCTTCGGCGTGCAGCCGGCGACCGCGTTGTGGCTCGGGGCGCTGAACCCGCTGCTGATCTTCCACTTCGTCGCCGGCGCCCACAACGACGCGCTGGGCATCGGCCTGATGCTCGCCGGGCTGGAGGTCGGCATCCGGCGGCTGCCGATCCGGGTGAAGGGCGACACCCCACCACCCCTCGCGCGCGGCGAACTGCTCTACATCGGGCTCGGGGTCGCGATCATCACCCTCGGCGTGGCGGTGAAGCTGCCCGCGGTGTTCGCGTTGCCGTTCTTCGCGGTGATGGTGGCGCGGCGCTGGCACGGCAGGCTCAAGGACCTCTTCGCCGCGGGCGCGCCGATGGCGCTGTGGTTCGGCGTGGTCCTGGTCGTCGTCTGCTTCGGCACCGGGCTCGGCTTCGGCTGGGTCGGGGCGACGTTCAACACACCCGGCCTGGTCCGGTCCTGGATCTCCCCCACCGCCGAGCTGGCCAACCTCTCCGGCGTCCTCGGCATCGCGCTCGGGCTGGGCAACCACACGAACGCGCTGGTGCCGATCCTCGGCGCGCTCGGCTACCTGGTCGCCGTGGCGATCACGTTCAAGTTCCTGTGGGACAGCTTCAAGTGGCGCTACCGGCCGATCATCGGGCTCGGCGTCTCCCTCGGCGCGGCGATGATCCTGCAGATCAACCTGCAGCCGTGGTACCTGCTGTGGGCGGTCATCCCGCTGGCCGCCGCGGCGGGGACGTCGAGGTTCCGCGTCGCCGCCACGGTGATCAGCGCGGCCATGCCGTTCCTGCTGCCGCCCACCGGCAGCACCTTCGACGGCCGCCCGTACGTGCTGCCGTTCGCCTACGTCACGGCGATCGTCGTCTGCGGGACCGGGATGCTGATCGTGCGGCGGCTCGCCCCGGTCCTGCTGTCCAGGCCGTCCCCGCGGGGGCGCGCGCACGCCGACGCCGTATCGTGA
- a CDS encoding helix-turn-helix transcriptional regulator — protein sequence MPRAPHPHVPSQVSAEGKTRHEVARLLLEQGPMTAVVVAEQLGISPTAVRRHLDALLADGEAETRDAPRRGPRGRGRPAKLFLLTEPGRARFGHAYDDLAVSAIRFLAEHAGEDAVRAFAEQRIEKLVGPHRAAITEPGEPAARAEALATALSREGYAASTRQVGAPAPGQNVGAQLCQHHCPVAHVAAEFPQLCEAETEAFAQLLGTHVQRLATIARGDSACTTHVPVTTGNNPAHPEPGRTASPEGRTARIPNGGKPA from the coding sequence ATGCCGCGTGCCCCGCATCCGCACGTTCCGTCGCAGGTCAGCGCCGAGGGCAAGACCCGGCACGAGGTCGCGAGGCTGCTGCTCGAACAGGGTCCCATGACCGCCGTCGTGGTCGCCGAGCAGCTCGGGATCAGCCCCACCGCCGTCCGCCGGCACCTCGACGCGCTTCTCGCGGATGGCGAAGCCGAGACCCGGGACGCGCCGCGCCGCGGCCCCCGCGGCCGAGGCCGTCCGGCCAAGCTCTTCCTGCTGACCGAGCCGGGCCGCGCCCGCTTCGGGCACGCCTACGACGACCTGGCCGTCTCCGCCATCCGCTTCCTCGCCGAGCACGCCGGGGAGGACGCCGTTCGCGCCTTCGCCGAGCAGCGCATCGAGAAGCTCGTCGGCCCGCACCGCGCCGCGATCACCGAACCGGGTGAGCCGGCGGCGCGCGCGGAGGCCCTCGCGACCGCGCTGAGCAGGGAAGGCTACGCTGCGTCGACCCGCCAGGTCGGCGCCCCGGCTCCTGGTCAGAACGTGGGCGCGCAGCTTTGCCAGCACCACTGTCCGGTCGCCCACGTCGCCGCGGAGTTCCCGCAGCTGTGCGAGGCCGAGACGGAGGCGTTCGCGCAGCTGCTGGGCACCCACGTCCAGCGGCTGGCGACCATCGCACGCGGGGACTCCGCGTGCACCACCCACGTTCCCGTCACGACGGGGAACAACCCGGCCCATCCCGAGCCGGGAAGAACGGCGTCCCCCGAGGGGCGCACAGCACGGATCCCGAATGGAGGGAAACCCGCATGA
- the sufB gene encoding Fe-S cluster assembly protein SufB codes for MTAAAEQRTPTTAPLSQEETIESLGKYAFGWADSDEAGASARRGLNEDVVTDISGKKSEPEWMREARLKALKLFEKKPMPNWGADLSGIDFDNIKYFVRSTEKQATSWEELPEDIKNTYDKLGIPEAEKQRLVAGVAAQYESEVVYHQIREDLEEQGVIFLDTDSGLREHPELFQEYFGSVIPAGDNKFSALNTAVWSGGSFIYVPKGVHVEIPLQAYFRINTENMGQFERTLIIVDEGAYVHYVEGCTAPIYQSDSLHSAVVEIIVKKGARCRYTTIQNWSNNVYNLVTKRAKCEEGATMEWIDGNIGSKVTMKYPSVFLMGEHAKGEVLSVAFAGEGQHQDAGAKMEHLAPYTSSTIVSKSVARGGGRTSYRGLVKVAKRAHHSRSSVVCDALLVDTISRSDTYPYVDIRNDEVSMGHEATVSKVSEDQLFYLMSRGLDEAEAMAMIVRGFVEPIARELPMEYALELNRLIELQMEGSVG; via the coding sequence ATGACTGCCGCTGCCGAGCAGCGCACTCCCACCACCGCGCCACTGAGCCAGGAAGAGACCATCGAGTCCCTTGGCAAGTACGCGTTCGGCTGGGCGGACTCCGACGAGGCGGGCGCCAGCGCCCGTCGCGGGCTGAACGAAGATGTCGTCACCGACATCTCCGGGAAGAAGTCCGAGCCGGAGTGGATGCGCGAAGCGCGACTGAAGGCGCTCAAGCTCTTCGAGAAGAAGCCCATGCCCAACTGGGGGGCCGACCTCTCCGGGATCGACTTCGACAACATCAAGTACTTCGTGCGGTCCACGGAGAAGCAGGCCACCTCCTGGGAGGAACTGCCCGAGGACATCAAGAACACGTACGACAAGCTCGGCATCCCCGAGGCGGAGAAGCAGCGCCTCGTCGCCGGTGTCGCCGCGCAGTACGAGTCCGAGGTCGTCTACCACCAGATCCGCGAGGACCTGGAGGAGCAGGGCGTGATCTTCCTGGACACCGACTCGGGCCTGCGCGAGCACCCCGAGCTGTTCCAGGAGTACTTCGGCTCGGTCATCCCGGCCGGTGACAACAAGTTCTCCGCGCTGAACACGGCGGTGTGGTCCGGCGGCTCGTTCATCTACGTGCCGAAGGGCGTGCACGTCGAGATCCCGCTGCAGGCCTACTTCCGGATCAACACCGAGAACATGGGCCAGTTCGAGCGCACCCTGATCATCGTCGACGAAGGTGCGTACGTGCACTACGTCGAGGGCTGCACGGCGCCGATCTACCAGTCCGACTCGCTGCACTCGGCGGTCGTGGAGATCATCGTCAAGAAGGGCGCCCGCTGCCGCTACACGACCATCCAGAACTGGTCGAACAACGTCTACAACCTGGTCACCAAGCGCGCCAAGTGCGAAGAGGGCGCGACCATGGAATGGATCGACGGCAACATCGGTTCCAAGGTGACGATGAAGTACCCGTCGGTGTTCCTCATGGGCGAGCACGCCAAGGGCGAGGTCCTGTCGGTCGCGTTCGCGGGCGAGGGCCAGCACCAGGACGCGGGCGCCAAGATGGAGCACCTCGCGCCGTACACGTCCTCGACCATCGTGTCGAAGTCGGTGGCGCGCGGCGGCGGCCGGACGTCCTACCGCGGCCTGGTCAAGGTCGCCAAGCGGGCGCACCACTCGCGCTCCAGCGTGGTCTGCGACGCCCTGCTGGTGGACACGATCTCGCGCTCGGACACGTACCCGTACGTGGACATCCGCAACGACGAGGTGTCCATGGGCCACGAGGCCACGGTGTCCAAGGTCAGCGAAGACCAGCTGTTCTACCTGATGTCGCGCGGTCTCGACGAGGCCGAGGCGATGGCGATGATCGTGCGCGGCTTCGTCGAGCCGATCGCCCGTGAGCTGCCGATGGAGTACGCGCTCGAGCTGAACCGCCTGATCGAGCTCCAGATGGAAGGGTCCGTCGGCTAG
- the sufD gene encoding Fe-S cluster assembly protein SufD, with protein MSVTENNVSEALREGAVIPAASRAERFTSYDVEAFEVPGGREENWRFTPMKRLRGLHDGSAVATGEITIDVEAADELKVETVGREDARLGEAGVPSDRIAAQAYSAFTKATVVTVPKETKASKPSVLRIHGPGEGQVAYGHLQVRAEAFAEAVIVLDHVGSGTYADNVEFVIGDSAKVTVVSVQDWADDAVHVSEQHLKLGRDATLKHIVITLGGDLVRVSPTATFADKGGDVEMLGLYFADAGQHQEHRLFVDHAVPNCKSNVMYKGALQGEGAHTVWIGDVLIRAAAEATDTYELNRNLVLTPGARADSVPNLEIETGEIEGAGHASATGRFDDEQLFYLQSRGIAEEAARRLVVRGFFHEILVKIDVPEVRERLEAAIEAELEAVGA; from the coding sequence ATGTCGGTTACCGAGAACAACGTTTCCGAAGCCCTTCGCGAGGGCGCGGTCATCCCGGCCGCGTCCCGCGCGGAGCGCTTCACCTCCTACGACGTCGAGGCCTTCGAGGTCCCGGGCGGCCGTGAGGAGAACTGGCGCTTCACGCCGATGAAGCGCCTCCGCGGCCTGCACGACGGCAGCGCCGTCGCCACCGGCGAGATCACCATCGACGTCGAGGCCGCCGACGAGCTGAAGGTCGAGACCGTCGGCCGCGAAGACGCCCGCCTCGGCGAGGCCGGCGTCCCGAGCGACCGGATCGCCGCGCAGGCGTACTCGGCGTTCACCAAGGCCACCGTCGTCACGGTGCCGAAGGAGACGAAGGCGTCGAAGCCGTCGGTGCTGCGCATCCACGGCCCGGGCGAAGGTCAGGTCGCCTACGGGCACCTGCAGGTCCGCGCCGAGGCGTTCGCCGAAGCCGTCATCGTGCTCGACCACGTCGGCTCCGGCACCTACGCCGACAACGTCGAGTTCGTCATCGGTGACTCGGCGAAGGTCACCGTGGTCAGCGTCCAGGACTGGGCCGACGACGCGGTGCACGTCTCCGAGCAGCACCTCAAGCTCGGCCGCGACGCCACGCTCAAGCACATCGTCATCACCCTGGGCGGTGACCTGGTCCGCGTCTCGCCGACGGCGACGTTCGCGGACAAGGGCGGCGACGTCGAGATGCTCGGCCTGTACTTCGCCGACGCCGGCCAGCACCAGGAGCACCGGCTCTTCGTCGACCACGCGGTCCCGAACTGCAAGTCGAACGTGATGTACAAGGGCGCCCTGCAGGGCGAAGGCGCGCACACGGTGTGGATCGGCGACGTCCTGATCCGCGCGGCCGCCGAGGCCACCGACACCTACGAGCTCAACCGCAACCTGGTCCTCACTCCGGGTGCGCGCGCGGACTCGGTGCCGAACCTCGAGATCGAGACCGGCGAGATCGAAGGCGCCGGCCACGCGAGCGCGACGGGAAGGTTCGACGACGAGCAGTTGTTCTACCTGCAGTCGCGCGGGATCGCCGAAGAAGCCGCGCGGCGCCTGGTCGTGCGCGGGTTCTTCCACGAGATCCTCGTCAAGATCGACGTCCCCGAGGTGCGCGAGCGCCTCGAAGCCGCGATCGAAGCCGAACTCGAAGCCGTTGGCGCCTGA
- the sufC gene encoding Fe-S cluster assembly ATPase SufC: MATLEIKDLHASVTTEEGAKEILKGVNLTIKSGETHAIMGPNGSGKSTLSYAIAGHPKYEVTSGEVLLDGENVLEMSVDERARAGLFLAMQYPVEVPGVSMSNFLRTAATAVRGEAPKLRHWVKEVKEEMGKLEISQEFAERSVNEGFSGGEKKRHEILQLALLKPKFAILDETDSGLDVDALRIVSQGVNEYKANSEVGVMLITHYTRILRHITPDFVHVFAGGKIVESGGKELADELEENGYVKYVGKPEPAAL; this comes from the coding sequence ATGGCTACCCTGGAAATCAAGGACCTCCACGCCTCGGTCACGACCGAAGAGGGCGCCAAGGAGATCCTCAAGGGCGTCAACCTGACCATCAAGTCGGGCGAGACGCACGCGATCATGGGCCCCAACGGCTCCGGCAAGTCCACCCTGTCCTACGCCATCGCCGGCCACCCCAAGTACGAGGTCACCTCCGGCGAGGTGCTGCTCGACGGCGAGAACGTGCTCGAGATGAGCGTCGACGAGCGCGCCCGGGCCGGCCTCTTCCTGGCCATGCAGTACCCGGTCGAGGTGCCGGGCGTGTCGATGTCCAACTTCCTCCGCACCGCGGCCACCGCGGTCCGTGGCGAGGCCCCCAAGCTGCGCCACTGGGTCAAGGAGGTCAAGGAGGAGATGGGCAAGCTCGAGATCTCGCAGGAGTTCGCCGAGCGCTCGGTCAACGAGGGCTTCTCCGGCGGCGAGAAGAAGCGCCACGAGATCCTGCAGCTGGCGCTGCTCAAGCCAAAATTCGCCATCCTCGACGAGACCGACTCCGGCCTCGACGTCGACGCGCTGCGGATCGTTTCGCAGGGTGTCAACGAGTACAAGGCCAACAGCGAGGTCGGCGTCATGCTGATCACGCACTACACCCGGATCCTGCGGCACATCACGCCGGACTTCGTGCACGTCTTCGCCGGCGGCAAGATCGTCGAGTCGGGCGGCAAGGAGCTGGCGGACGAGCTGGAGGAGAACGGCTACGTCAAGTACGTGGGCAAGCCCGAGCCCGCGGCGCTCTGA
- a CDS encoding cysteine desulfurase: protein MTTTSAGSLPLDVAALKADFPILSRTVRDGKPLVYLDSGATSQRPTAVLDAERDYVVTSNAAVHRGAHQLSEEATDAYESARAKIAEFVGADPEELVFTKNATEGINLVAYSFGNAATAGPEAARFVVGPGDEIVVTEMEHHANLVPWQQLCRRTGATLKWFKVTPEGRLDLSDVDELITERTKVVAFAHQSNVLGTVNPVSVLVEKARAVGAFTVLDACQSVPHFAVDFHALGVDFAVFSGHKMLGPSGIGVLYGRTELLEAMPPFLTGGSMIEMVRMEGSTFAPPPQRFEAGVPMTSQAIGLGAAVDYLSAIGMDRVAAHEHQLAAAAIEGIGAIPGVRIIGPTDLKDRGATVSFVIDGVHPHDAGQVLDSLGIAVRVGHHCAWPLHRACHAQATVRASFYLYNDLSEVDALVAGIREAQKFFGVGQ from the coding sequence ATGACCACCACCTCGGCCGGTTCTCTGCCACTGGACGTGGCGGCCCTGAAGGCCGACTTCCCCATCCTGTCGCGCACGGTTCGCGACGGGAAACCCTTGGTGTACCTGGACTCCGGGGCGACGTCGCAACGCCCGACGGCGGTGCTCGACGCCGAACGCGACTACGTCGTGACGTCGAACGCCGCCGTGCACCGCGGCGCGCACCAGCTGTCCGAAGAGGCGACCGACGCCTACGAGTCCGCCCGGGCGAAGATCGCCGAGTTCGTCGGCGCCGACCCCGAGGAGCTGGTGTTCACCAAGAACGCCACCGAGGGCATCAACCTGGTCGCCTACTCATTCGGCAACGCCGCGACCGCCGGTCCCGAGGCCGCGCGGTTCGTGGTCGGCCCGGGTGACGAGATCGTCGTCACCGAGATGGAGCACCACGCGAACCTCGTGCCGTGGCAGCAGCTGTGCCGGCGCACCGGGGCGACGCTGAAGTGGTTCAAGGTGACGCCCGAAGGCCGTCTCGACCTGTCCGATGTGGACGAGCTGATCACCGAGCGCACGAAGGTGGTCGCGTTCGCGCACCAGTCGAACGTGCTCGGCACGGTCAACCCGGTCTCGGTGCTGGTCGAGAAGGCTCGCGCGGTCGGCGCGTTCACGGTGTTGGACGCCTGTCAGTCGGTGCCCCACTTCGCCGTCGACTTCCACGCGCTCGGCGTCGACTTCGCGGTGTTTTCCGGCCACAAGATGCTCGGCCCGTCCGGCATCGGCGTCCTCTACGGCCGCACCGAACTCCTCGAAGCCATGCCGCCGTTCCTGACCGGCGGGTCGATGATCGAGATGGTCCGCATGGAGGGCTCGACCTTCGCGCCGCCGCCGCAGCGGTTCGAGGCGGGCGTCCCGATGACGTCGCAGGCCATCGGTCTGGGCGCGGCCGTCGACTACCTCTCGGCCATCGGCATGGACCGCGTCGCGGCGCACGAGCACCAGCTCGCCGCGGCCGCGATCGAGGGCATCGGCGCGATCCCGGGTGTCCGGATCATCGGGCCGACCGACCTGAAGGACCGCGGGGCCACGGTGTCGTTCGTGATCGACGGCGTGCACCCGCACGACGCCGGCCAGGTGCTCGACAGCCTCGGCATCGCCGTGCGCGTCGGCCACCACTGCGCGTGGCCGCTGCACCGGGCCTGCCACGCGCAGGCGACCGTGCGCGCGTCGTTCTACCTGTACAACGACCTGTCCGAAGTGGACGCGCTCGTCGCGGGCATCCGCGAGGCGCAGAAGTTCTTCGGGGTGGGCCAGTGA
- the sufU gene encoding Fe-S cluster assembly sulfur transfer protein SufU has protein sequence MNLESMYQEIILDHYKHPHGRGLRDPFDAESFQVNPTCGDEVTLRVKIDDGKVADVSYDGQGCSISQASTSVLTDLVVGHTLEEAFTTMDAFVELMQGKGKVEPDEDVLEDGVAFAGVAKYPARVKCALLGWMAFKDAVARTTSGVEKA, from the coding sequence GTGAACCTGGAGAGCATGTACCAGGAGATCATCCTGGACCACTACAAGCACCCGCACGGGCGCGGCCTGCGCGACCCGTTCGACGCCGAGTCGTTCCAGGTCAACCCGACCTGCGGCGACGAGGTGACGTTGCGGGTGAAGATCGACGACGGAAAGGTCGCCGACGTCTCCTACGACGGCCAGGGCTGCTCGATCAGCCAGGCTTCGACGTCGGTCTTGACGGATCTCGTCGTCGGCCACACGCTTGAGGAGGCGTTCACCACCATGGACGCCTTCGTGGAACTGATGCAGGGCAAGGGAAAGGTCGAGCCGGACGAGGACGTGCTGGAGGACGGGGTCGCCTTCGCGGGCGTCGCCAAGTACCCGGCCCGCGTGAAGTGCGCCCTCCTCGGCTGGATGGCTTTCAAGGACGCCGTCGCCCGGACCACCAGTGGAGTTGAGAAAGCATGA
- a CDS encoding metal-sulfur cluster assembly factor, with product MTEETATREGRTAADLDAETTAKQDLDLAKLEDVEEAMRDVVDPELGINVVDLGLVYDIRVEPDNTATIDMTLTSAACPLTDVIEDQTSAALTSGGLVKDFRINWVWMPPWGPEKITEDGREQLRALGFTV from the coding sequence ATGACCGAAGAGACCGCCACTCGTGAGGGGCGCACCGCCGCCGACCTCGACGCCGAGACCACGGCCAAGCAGGACCTCGACCTCGCCAAGCTCGAGGACGTCGAGGAAGCCATGCGCGACGTCGTCGACCCGGAGCTCGGCATCAACGTCGTCGACCTCGGCCTGGTCTACGACATCCGCGTCGAGCCGGACAACACGGCGACCATCGACATGACGCTGACGTCCGCGGCCTGCCCGCTGACCGACGTCATCGAGGACCAGACGTCGGCGGCGCTGACCTCCGGCGGGCTGGTCAAGGACTTCCGGATCAACTGGGTCTGGATGCCGCCGTGGGGCCCGGAGAAGATCACCGAGGACGGCCGCGAGCAGCTGCGCGCCCTCGGCTTCACCGTCTGA
- a CDS encoding YnfA family protein, translated as MVLRSILLFLAAAVCEIGGAWLVWQGIREHRGLLWIGGGVVALGVYGFVATLQPDAHFGRILAAYGGVFVAGSLAWGMVADGYRPDRYDVLGALLCLAGVAVIMYAPRGG; from the coding sequence GTGGTTCTGCGGTCGATCCTCCTGTTCCTGGCCGCGGCGGTCTGCGAAATCGGCGGCGCCTGGCTGGTCTGGCAGGGCATCCGCGAACACCGCGGTCTGCTGTGGATCGGCGGCGGCGTGGTCGCGCTGGGCGTGTACGGCTTCGTCGCGACCCTCCAGCCGGACGCCCACTTCGGCCGCATCCTCGCCGCGTACGGCGGGGTGTTCGTCGCGGGGTCGCTGGCCTGGGGCATGGTCGCCGACGGGTACCGGCCGGACCGCTACGACGTGCTCGGTGCGCTGCTCTGCCTGGCGGGGGTCGCGGTGATCATGTACGCGCCGCGCGGCGGGTAA
- the lepB gene encoding signal peptidase I, which yields MSFPPAPPEPSPRRRRGGPLVLVMVALMLVGVGVGAYGLGRMLLGYQPYVQAGENMSPTLAPNDRLVVREADGEEVHRGDVVLIEGGAYAADGQPGVSVVRVVGVAGDTVACCTDEHLSVNGKPLTEPYITPGYEGLFEFSAKVPEGTIFVEGDNRGNSDDSRFRGPVRLSGVTGFVVATGTVVTPDPLPAVTAFTDAGLPGAPLTDSALPTLRWFVAGGFVLFVAGFIGLIVTLVRNAGKRRKAAAVPPAH from the coding sequence ATGTCTTTCCCGCCCGCGCCGCCGGAACCGTCCCCGCGCCGCCGCCGTGGTGGACCCCTGGTGCTGGTGATGGTGGCCCTCATGCTGGTGGGGGTGGGCGTCGGTGCGTACGGCCTCGGCCGGATGCTCCTGGGGTACCAGCCCTATGTGCAGGCGGGCGAGAACATGAGCCCCACGCTGGCCCCGAACGATCGGCTCGTGGTGCGCGAGGCCGACGGCGAAGAGGTGCACCGCGGGGACGTGGTGCTCATCGAAGGCGGGGCGTACGCCGCCGACGGGCAGCCCGGTGTCAGCGTGGTCCGGGTGGTCGGCGTGGCCGGCGACACCGTCGCCTGCTGCACCGACGAGCACCTCTCGGTCAACGGCAAGCCCCTCACCGAGCCCTACATCACCCCCGGCTACGAAGGCCTCTTCGAGTTCTCGGCCAAGGTGCCCGAGGGGACGATCTTCGTCGAAGGCGACAACCGCGGCAATTCCGACGACTCGCGGTTCCGCGGCCCGGTGCGGCTGTCCGGTGTCACCGGGTTCGTGGTCGCGACCGGCACCGTGGTCACCCCGGACCCGCTGCCCGCGGTGACGGCGTTCACCGACGCGGGCCTGCCGGGTGCGCCGCTGACCGACTCGGCCCTGCCCACCCTGCGGTGGTTCGTCGCCGGCGGTTTCGTGCTGTTCGTCGCCGGGTTCATCGGGCTGATCGTGACGCTCGTCCGGAACGCCGGAAAACGACGAAAAGCAGCCGCAGTCCCACCAGCGCACTGA